The genomic interval AATCGAAACCCAATCGAGGATCGACGTCCACGGCAGGATGTCCAGAGTGCCGTTGTCGTCCAGGTCCAGGTCCTGGTTCAGCGAGCCGGTGAACCCGGAAACCAACATGTGCGTAACGTTGTCCGTGTTCTCGAAGTTCAGCGGGTTGCTGCCGGGGAGCACGAGGTCGGGCGTTCCCAGAGTGAACGTCGATTCGGTCACCAGGAAGAAACCGTCTGCCGCGATCGAGTGGCCTGCAAGGTCAACCACGACCTCGATCACGCCGCTGCCGCCGGTGCCGTCGCCGATCACGAGGTACGTGAGATCGTTCAGCGAGTAGCCGGGTGTGCCGAACAGCTCGAAGTATTCGTCGTTGTCCGTGCCGGGCTGGTCAGTGCGGATCTCGTTGATGACGGGAGCCGCAAACGCGGAAGTAAGGAGGCCGAGCCCGAGGGCGCCCGCGCCAATCCTGAAGCCGAAAGCCATTTCGCATCTCCTTTTGCTATCTAGCGGATCAGCCTCCGGCTGGGTCGAGCCACGAAGCAAAGCAAAGCCGGACAAGCGCTCCGGCCAACAAACAGGAATCCTACCTGCATTGTCTGCGCATGGGATAGGCCTTTCACCACGGAGCCCCATGTGGACTTGCGACACGGTCCGTCTGTCTCGGCAACGCGATGTCCGACCCCCGCCTCGAGAGCCCGCCGCTCGCAGCCGAGCGATCTACGCGAGTGCGGGGCCCGGCGGGCTGATAGAGCCCAGATCCGTGCTGCTGCGAGTGCCCCGACGGTTGCATGGAGGAGTTTAGTACGATACGACGAAAGTAAAGTCCGGAGGTGCGGGCATGCCCGAAATGGCCGAGATCGAAGCAGAGCTTGCGCGTGACTCGACGGTGGAGGACCATGAGCGACGAGCCATCCTGGGGCTGCTGACCAAGTGGCTGGGCGGAGCGCTTGTCGGCGCGACCCTGATTCGGGGGGCCGACGCACAGCAGACTTCGCAGCCCACCCCAAAGAAGCGCAGGTATGGCATGGTAATAGACACTCGTAGGTGTGTCGGATGCCGGGCATGCGTGATCGCGTGCAAAGCGGAGAATAAGACTCCTCCGGGGGTCTACTACGCGGTGGTCGTGGATCAGGTTGTGGGGCCGAGCATCGACGACAAGCCGCTGTTCATGACCAAGCCCTGTTTCCACTGCGAACACCCGCCTTGTACCGACGTGTGCCCAGTCTCCGCCACATTCAAGCGCGAGCAGGACGGTATCGTCGTGGTGGATTACGATCGCTGCATCGGATGTCGTTACTGCATGACGGCGTGCCCTTACTCCGCACGCTGGTTCGATTTCGACGAGAACTACCCGGCAGTGGAGCAAGACACTCCGTATCGGAGTGTTCCCTCGCCCGAGTATCGGCAGTATCGAAAACGACGCCAGGGCCAGTCCCCGGTCGGCAACGTAAGGAAGTGCACGTTCTGCCTGCACCTACAGGACGAGCATGGGAGGTACGACAAAGCCTCAGGCCGCTGGCCCGCTTGTGCGAAAACATGTACGGGGCATGCAATCCACTTTGGTGACCTGTCCGACCCTTCAGACGAAGTGTACAGGCTCCTGCGCGAGAGAACGGCCATCCGCCTCAAGGAGGAGCTCGGTACGGAGCCGAGTGTCTACTACCTTATCTGATAGCGAGGCTTCGCAAGCATGGTACAAGCATTAGCAGGATCGTACGACCCGTCCAAGGCGATGAAGCGTCTCTTTTGGGCCGCGGGTATAGTGCTATTCCTGGTGGGCCTGATTGGCTTTTTCGACCGATTTGTCTACGGACACCTACACGCGCACTATGGCAGTATCGTTACGTGGGGACTGTGGGTGGCGGCGTACATCTACTTCATCGGTCTCTCGGCAGGATCGTTCCTCATCTCCTCGTTAGTGTATGTTTTCGGAGTCAAGCAGTTCGAGCAGACTGGTCGCCTTGCGCTGTTCACTGCACTGGTCACGCTGGTGTTGGCATTGCTCTCCATCGTGTTGGACCTCGGACACATGGGCCGTGCATGGCATGTGATGGCCTACCCCAACTTCAAGTCTCCGATGGCTTGGATGATCTGGCTCTACGGGGCGTATATGTTGCTCCTGGCAGCCGAGATATGGTTCGTGGTTCGGCGAGACATGGTGAGACTGTCGGGCGGCAAGGGGCTACGAGCAAAGTTCTACCATCTGCTGACGTTCTTTTGCAAGGCAACTACTCCTGAAAGCGAGACCCGCGACCGCCGTGTCGTTCGAGTGTTGGCGACGATCGGCGTGCCTTTGGCAATCATGTTCCACGGCGGGGTTGGAGCATTGTTCGGGGTAGTGGCCGCACGTCCACACTGGCACAGTGGTCTCTTTCCCATTCTGTTCGTACTGTCGGCGCTGGTAAGCGGGGGTGCGCTGCTGACGATGGTGGCAGCGGTGTTCCAGGATGGCTGGCGGCGCAACAGTCAGACCGTGGTTGCGTTGGGACAGCTCGTACTAGGGCTGTTACTGTTGGACGTGATCTTCCAGGTTTCCGAGTTCCTCGTGGCATTTCGCGGGGGAATACCTGGGCACGTGGCGGGGCTTCAGCTCGTCATCAGTGGCCCTTACTGGTGGGTGTTCTGGGCTTGGCAGGTAGGAGTCGGCACGCTCGCCCCCATTTTATTGTTGGTGCTACCTACCAAACGCAATCCTGCATGGGTATCGCTGGCCGCGCTGCTGATTGCAGCGGGCCTCTTCGGAATGCGCCTGAATATCGTGATCCCGGGCCTCGCAGTCGAAGAGATCAAGGGGCTCTCGCAAGCGGTCGCCTCACTACGCACGACACCGCACTACTTCCCGAGCCTGCAGGAGTTCCTGGTGACCATCGGCATCGGGGGGCTCGGACTGCTGCTCTTCGGCCTAGGGGAACTGCTCTTGCCACGCTCGAGTGACGACTTGGAGGGCAAGTATGTACGTCTTTGATGAGAAGATCGGGAGACGGAGGTTCGTCAAGACGCTCGTTGCGGGCGCAGCCGCGGGCTCGCTGGCGGGTTGTGCATCGTTCGGATCGCGACCGCGCGACCTCCCTTACGACGAGGAAGGACTTCGGGAGTGGGGTCGCGAGGCCGGCGAGTGGATTCCGTCTTGCTGCAACATGTGCGGCGGGCAATCCGGCATCCTGTGTCACGTCGTTAACGGCGTGCTAGAGAAGATCGAACCGAATCACTGGAACCCGAACAACTACACGAACATCTCTTCGGACTTCTTCGATGGCTACACGGAAGAATTCGGTTGCGCCGAGGGCGGAGCCATTTGTCCAAAGGGCAACGCCGGCATCATGGCTCTGTACGATCCCGACCGTCTCCGTACTCCACTCAAGCGTACCAATCCAAAGAAGGGACGCGACGAGGACCCTCGGTGGCAGGAGATAAGTTGGACGCAGGCCGTCCACGAGATCGCGGACAAGTTAGGTGCTCTCCGCGACGCCGGAGAGGCACACAAACTGCTTTGGTGGAGCGAGGACCACAGCTTCACACACATTCAGGACGATTTCTGCAAACTCTTCGGGTCGCCCAACTACTCGATGCACTCGAACCTATGCGATGTGGCACGGAAGGCCAGTTTTAAGATGGTCGTCGGGCACGACAGACCACTTGCAGACTTCATCCAATCGAAGTTCATCTTGCTCTTCGGATGGAACCCTACGAGTGCCATCAAGTGGGTATATCTCCCCAGGATCATCACACGTGCGATCGAGAGAGGTGCGCGGATGGTAGTGGTAGATCCGTACCTCTCCGATACTGCGGCAAAGGCGCAAGAGTGGGTACCGATTCGCCCTGGTACCGACGGCGCGCTGGCTCTCGCGTTGGGGCACGTAATCGTGCGTGACCACCTGTATGATGAGGGATTCGTCACTAACTGGACAGTGGGCTTCCCAGAATACCGGGATTTCGTTCGCGACAAGACACCGCAGTGGGCGGAGAAGATCACATCCGTGCCGGCTGCTACGATCGAGCGCATTGCGCATCAACTGGCCACGATAAAGCCGGCGGTGGTGGATGCATGGAGCGGCCCTGGACATCATTCGAACGGGGTACAGTCGGGCAGGGCAATCGCCATGCTGGGGGCCCTGATCGGCGGCTACGATCGGCCCGGAACCTTGTTGATCCCGGATAAGCGCGGGGAGAAGCACGTCGAGGTAGAGCCGGACGAGATCGCGGAACGCTCCCTGGAGCAGCCTCGCTTCGATGGATTGGAAGACTTTCCGTTCGGACACAAATCCGGTGTTTATGGCCGATGTTTCGAACGACTCCTTACCGGGCAGGGGCCGTACACGCCGAAGATGGGAATTTGCATATTCCAGAATCTCGTTATGAGCGGCCCTGGCAGTTCGAAGGTCGAGGAGGCGCTCAAGAAGCTCGAGACACTGGTAGTAGTGGACACCATGATGAGCGAGACCGCTTGGCTCGCAGACTACGCTATTCCCGGTACCGTGTATCTCGAGCGCTACGACCTCAATTCACACTGGGTGTCATGGCCTGCTCTCGGTCTCAGACAGCCCGTCGTGAAAGCTGCGAAGAGGCTTGCCGAGCCCTATCCCTACCAGGGCGGTATCTACGGCCAGATGGCAGAGTACGAGTTCGTGGCTGCCCTAGGGCGCCGGCTAGGTCTGAGAGACCATGGCGGCAAAGAGTTCTTTTTCATCGGACCGCTCCGAGGCGCACCAATCGAGGACCTGACGGAGTGGTATGAGGACTACCTCAGTAACGAGCTTACACGCGGCGCCCCAGGTATTACCCTAGAGGAGCTGAAACGCCTACCAGGTGCAGTGTGGGTGGACAGAAGTGGTACGCGATACGAGAAATATGCCGAGGCGCTGTCGCCCGAGGAAGTCCGCAGTGCCGTTTTCGAGGGAGGTAGACAGAACGATGGAACTGCTATCTTCGACAAGCCCAAGGATCAACACGGGAAGCGCATCGGCACGGTGATCGGTGGGCGGCCCCTCAGAGGATTCGCCACTCCCAGCGGAAAAGTCGAGTTCGCTAACCCCGCGATGGCCGACCGCAAGGATGCCACAGGCAAGCCCCTGGACCCGCTCCCCGTGTATCTGCCACGCAACTGGCAGCCGGACTCCGAGTACCCGCTCTACCTTATCAATTGGAAAGAGGCGAGCCATACACACACGCGAACTCAGAACAACGCCTGGTTGCTGGACATCAAGCCCAGTAACTCCCTGGTGATTCACCCTGATACGGCGGCGCGACACGGGATTCGGGACGGTGATGAAATTTGGGTGGAGTCGAAGTTCGGCAAAACTCGCGCGGTCGCCAAGGTCACGAAGCGGATCCATCCCGAGGTCGTCGGCGCGCAGCACGGCTTCGGACACTGGAGGTCCGGCAGTAGGGCGATGGGCCGTGGGACTTCGTTCGGAGATCTGAACACGATTGCCTACGACCCCATCAGCGGGCAGGGGTTGCACAAGGAAGTCTGCGTAAAGATCTACCGCATCTGATCTCGTCTAGAGCGTCGTCACTCCGCGCCAGGCACTGACCAGAGGTTCGGGCGTTCCTCATAGGCTACGTTCAGGAACATCAGGTCGGGGTCCAGCGCCTCCACGTGGCCGTCCACGAAGAGCATAACGATCCCACGGTGCGGGTGGCGAGGATGCGTGTTGCCTGGCGCCCAGGGCTTGCCGGCGTCGGTGCGGCGCACGCCCAGCCGCGTGATTCGCCTGGTCTCGCCATCGGCTCGCTCGTTCGAGTTGTCGAAGCCGAGAAGAAACCCGTCGTTGCCGCCAGCCATGGGCAGCGGGTCGAAGCTGCTGGCGCGCCCACCGGCCACCGAGTCGGCGATCAGTGCCGTAGCCGCGGCCCGCTCGATCCGGTTCCGGTCGGCGCCCGCGACCCCCACGAACATGCCGTAGGTCAGCAGAATGTCGCCTGCGTCAGCGACGGGCTCGGGGTTGGTCAGTACCGTGTGCTCCTCTGGGCCGGCAGCTGGGCACCGAAACACCTTCGGGTCTCCCACGCGGCCCACCAGCGATGTCACCCACGTACGCGGTCGTCCCTTGCTGTCCAGGGCGACTTCGCCGTTTTCACCGCGAACGTAAGCGGGAGGCAGGCGATCGCCCGAATCGAGCATGTAGAGCTGGAGCGCGGTGTAGATTCGGTGCATGTTGCTCTGACAACCGACGTAGCGCGCGTTGTCTCGGAAGTAAAGGAAGAGCCAGTAGAGCAGGCCGAGAAGGACCAACATGGCAACGAAAGCCACTCGTTTGTCGGTCGGAGTGAGGTGTAGGCCCTTGCTTCGCTCTTCGCCGGGCTCGGCCGGCATGGTCGCCTGTATCACGAACCTGGCGGCGTGAAGCCGGTCGAAGCGGTCTCGCCCCGCCGCGGCCAGTCCACGGCGTCCAGCATTCTAGAGATGGCTTCGTAGTCGGGTGCGAAGTCGTCAGAACTGATGAAGCGCGTCGGCAGGATGACACTCTTCACGTCGGTCGAGGGGTTCAAGCTGCGCCCCCATAACATCAGCGAGGCGAGCTGGTTCGCGTCTAGTCCGGTGACGCTTCGGCGCACGGTCTCGGCGATGCGCGGAATCGCGACGGGCGGCTGTTCGGCGATTCGGCGCTGTAGTGCGAGAAGAAAGTTCTGTTGTCGCTTCCCACGCATGAAGTCGCTGTCGGTATGCCGGAAGCGCACGTAGCCCATCGCCTGCTCGCCGTTCAGCACCTGAGGGCCTTTCTTCAGGTTGATGTACAATCCCCCCGCGCGGTCCGTGTACTTCATGTTCTTCTCGACATCCACCCACACGCCGCCGACTTCGTCCACCAGTCGCTTGAAGCCTTGGTAGTTCAGCGTCACCACGTAGTCGATCTCGACCCCCAGCATGTTCTCGACGGTAGCTTTAGCCAACGCGGGCCCGCCGTAAGCGTTAGCGGCGTTGATCTTGGAGCGGCCCCGTCGCCCAGGGATCTCCACATAGGTGTCCCTCGGGATGGAGATGAGAAAGGCGCGTTTCTGGCGCAGGTCCAGCCGTGCGACCATCATCGTGTCGCTGCGCGTGTGGTCGAACGTGACGAAGCCTCTCTTGCCATAGTTCGCATCTACACCCAGCGCGAGGATGGTGATAGTGTCCTTCGCGAACACGCGCTCCGGTGAGGTGCCGCCAGCGAGATTCATTATAGCAGCGGTGAGCAGCGGGCTGCCACCCAGCGTCATGCCCGCGCCGAGTGACACTCCGCACAGGAGCGCCCACGAGCACCACTTCAGTAGGACCTTCCAAGTCGGCGAGCTATCCATATACCTCCGGACGAACGGAACTGGGTTCGGGGGATCGAGTCTAGCACTCGGCAAACGACCGAGTCAAAACCTTTGGCCATAACGACCATAGCACGGCCCAGCCTTGCTTCGTCGCCACATTCACGAAGCGGCAACCGGTCTCCTGGGTTCCCGCCTGCGCGGGAACCCAGGACTTTTGATTTGCCGCCGGACGTGGCCGTGACCACAGGAGACTGTCCGTTGCAGGCCGCGGGCCCTTTAGGGTTGGATTAGTTTCGGCAGCGCCAGATTCGGGCGCTTGCTGAAGTCCGGCTTGGGCGGCGGCTCCTTCGCCAACAGCTCCTGCACCATCTCGATGGCCTTCTCCATCTGGGGATCGCGGCCCGCCACGTAGTCTTGCGGCGTGATGTCTATGTCCACGTCCGGGTCGGTGCCGTAGTTCTCCACACCCCACCCCACGTCGAAGAACCAGAACGAGTATTCCGGCTGCGAGGTGATGGTACCGTCGGCCAGCATGTTGCGAGGCCAGATTCCTATCACCCCACCCCACGTGCGTTTGCCGATCAGCGGCCCGAGGCCCATCAACTTCCACGCGTGGCTCACGATGTCACCGTCGGACCCGGCCCACTGATTGGTCAGCGCCACCATCGGGCCCGCGACCGAGAAGGGCGGATAGGGCTCGGGCTGGCCCCAGCGCGACACGTCGTAGCCGATCCGCTTGCGCGCCAGCTTTTCCAGCAGCAGGCATGATACGTGCCCGCCTCGGTTGTAGCGCACATCCACGATCATGGCCTCGCGTGCCACCTCGGCTAGGAAGAGGCGGTGGAACTCGGCATAGCCTTGGGGTCCCATGTCGGGTATGTGTACGTAGCCGACGCGGCCCCCGGTCTTCTCGTGCACGTAGCGCCGGTTGGCTTCCACCCACTCTCGATAACGCAGTTTGAACTCGCCTTTGAGCGCCTTGACGGTGACATCGCGCCTGGCTCCGTCCGTACCTTCGATTGTCAGAACTACCTCCGACTCTGCTTGGTGGACTAGCGCTTGGTAGGGCGAGAAGTCTTTGGACAGCGGCCGACCGTTCACAGCTAACAGTGCATCACCGACACTTACGTTCACTCCTGGTGCCAGAAGGGGTGACGAGCACTGATCCTCTCCCGGCGCGCCGGGCAGGATGGAAGTGAAGCGATAGTGGGTCCCGTCGAAGGCGATGTCCGCACCCAGGAAGCCCTGCGGATAGGTGGGTTCGGGTCGGTAGTCGCCCCCGAACTCATAGGCATGCGAGGTGCCCAGCTCGCCTTGCATCTCCCACACCAAATCGGAGAACTCTCCACGAGTGCTAACACGATCTATGAGCGGTGAGTAACGGTCCCACACCGCGTCCCACTCGATCTGCGACATATCCTCGGTCCAGAAGTGCTCGCGCTGCAGCCGCCACGCCTCTCGCGCCATCTGCTTCCACTCGACCGGAGGAACCACTGACAACTTGATACGTGTCAGGTTCACCCATCCGGACAGTCGTCCCGGCTCCTCCTTCTCCATCCTCTCGTCTGGTTTGGCACCCGCCTTCACGACGCGTAGCCGAGCCCCCGCCTGGTATGCCATCGTCTTCGAGTCGCGAGAGAGGGTGAAACCACTCATGCCTTGCACCAGGGGCTCCACCTTCTGCGTATCGAAGTCGAACATCTCCAGCGTTGCGCGCGCGGAAGGCTCGGTCTCCGGCCAGGGGATGTCCAGAGCGCCCATCGGCTGTACGGAGGTGAATAGCACCTTGCCGGGGATGCCGGCGATGCGCTGGTAGATGCCCTCTGCAACCGGGAACGCCAGCACGCGATTGGTGATGCCGTCCAGATCGATCTCCACGGGCTTCGGGCCTTCTTCCTTCTTCTCGCCCTCTTCTGCGGGCGACGTCTCCGGCTTGGCCGGCTCGAGCGGGCGCGGTTCTGGTAAGAACGGCGAGCGGGCATCCGCCTTCAGGGTGATTACATACGGCTTCATCCCTTTGGGGAAGCCGAGATCGAAGTGAAGGTTGTCATAAACCGGGTTCAGCACTCGCATGCCGAGGAAATAGAGGTACTTGCCCTCCGGATCGAACGCAGGTTCGACGTCGTGCAGCACGGGCTCGGTGGCAAAGTGCGTGTCGCCCGTCTCGCGGTTCCACAGCTTGATGGCCGTCACGTAGTTATCGAGCGGGAGTCCGTAGGCGGCCCAGCGTCCGTCCGGCGACCAGCAAAACCCCTGGATGGGACGTGCCTGGCTGGCGTCCACTCGCGCACACGTGCCAGCTTCCAGATCCACGAACACTAACTCGTTGCGATGATTCGCGAGCAGTGCATGGTCTGCGGTGGGCGAGATGCGCACTTCCGCTGGCCGTCCGATGTCCAACCCTTCGATCCGTTTGCACTCGCCGTTCTTCGTGTCATGGATATCGAGTGCGTAATCGCCCCCCTCGTCCGTGACTGTCAGCACGCGCTTACCGTCGTTCAGCCATCTCGTCAGCCGATACCTGGCAGGAGCATCGGGGTGCCCTTGCGACACGACCGCGCCCTCCCAATTGCCCATCACGAAGCTCTTGCCACGGGCGTTGATGGCTAGTGAGTGCCCTTCGGGATGCAGGTCGTAGGTTTCGAGATACTTGGCGGCATCCACGAACTTCCGTTGACGTTGCGCACGCGAGCCCGTGTACTCGACGTTCACCTTTTCGTACCTGTCGGACTCGATGTCGTACACATACAGGTCCGCGCCAGAGTGGTACACGATTCGCTTTCCGTCGCTGTTAGGGAATCGCACGAAGTAGTCGGAGTGGTGGGTGTGCCGCTTCAGGTCCTCGCCTTTCGGCGTGCAGGAGTATAGGTTCGCGATGCCCTCGTGATCGGAGATGAAGTACACCCGCTCGCCGATCCACATCGGTCTCGCGAGGTTGCCCTTCAGCTGGATCAGACGCTCGAACACCCCGTTGCCCTCCCGGTCGATCCACAGATCGCCCGCGGTGCCGCCACGATAGCGCTTCCACCTGGCAGGGTCGTTGTTGTTACGTCCCAGCACGGTAGCCCTTCCACAGTGCACCCAGATGCTGACGGCGGGTCCGACGGGCCACGGCTCGTGCATACCACCTTCCGGCCGGATCGCGTGCACGTAGCCGATGCGGTCCCGTGGTTGTCCGTAGTCGGTGCTGAACAGGATATATGAGCCACACGGCGTCCACCCGAGTACCGTGCTATTGCAGCCGAGGTAGGTGACCCGGCGCACGGGCCCGCCCTCGGCTGGCATCACGTACACCTCGGGGTTGCCCTCTTCGCGCCCTGTGAAGGCAATGGTTTTGCCGTCCGGCGAGAAATGCGGGTTGGCGACGGCACCCAAATTCGCGGTCAAGCGACGCGCGACGCCGCCCGCCGCGGGCACCTCCCACAGATCGTCCTCGGATACGAACACGATACGGTCGCCGTAAATCGCGGGGAAACGATAGTAACCGGATGCAGACATTGCGCAGCCCTCCCTCAGTACAGCGGCCCGGCCCCGAGGCCGGGTCGTCCGCGGACAGCGCTCAGGCGATTGCCCGTTGCGCCACCATCTCTATCGGTTACGGCGACCAAAGAGGGCTCTCCTTCTCAGGGGCCCAGCGGCCGTCCCGGCGCCAGCCAGGTGCAAAGGAATAGGCCGCTCGCAAGCGAAACCCCCAATCGTGAACCCTTACGAAGTCGGGATGCGACCGAGCACCGGGTGGAGCTGGCTCGTTGCGGCTCTGCTCGTCGGCGTTCTTCTCGGGTTCACGGCGAGCCGGTTCGGGCTCTTCGACCTGGACGAGGGGTTCTACGCATCGGCTGCGGCGGAGATGGTGCGGAGCGGCGACTACCTCACGCCGCGGTACGCCCAGAAGCCCTTCTTGGAGAAGCCTCCGCTGCTCTATTGGTGCATGGCTGCATTTCTGCGCATGGGGGTCCCGGGCGAGTCGGCAGTGCGCTTGCCGTCCGTGCTTGCTGCAACCCTGCTCTTGATCATGGTAGGGTGGGCGGCTGCAAGGAGGGGAGCGGGAGTGCTCGCGGTCGTGGGGCTCGCCGTCACCCCGATCTTCTTCGGTCTGGGCAGCCTGGCCTACACGGATATGCTATTGACGCTCTTCCTCACCGCGGCGCTCCTGCTTTTCTGGAGCTCGCTGACCGGTGGTCCGGCGTGGCTACGCGGGCCGATGGCGATCTGCCTCGGACTCGCCACACTCACCAAAGGCCCCGTCGCGCTGGTGCTGTTTCTGCTGATCGCCGGGATCACCTACTGGAAGATTCCCTCCGTGCGTCATGCATATCGGAAGTGGTGGGTGGAAGCCGCCATCTTGTACGTATTGGTGGCCGTGCCTTGGTACTACCTCATCTACAAGGTGCACGGGTCGGAGTTCTTCTCCGAGTTCATTCTGCGGCAGAACCTCGGGAGATTCGGCGGCGGAGACACCGCGCACGCGGCGCCTATCTACTTTTACTTGCCGGTGCTCCTGGTGGGGATGTTCCCATGGTCGCTCTATCTGCCCTGGTTGGCCGTGCGCTCGCGCGGCGACGCCTTCCACCGTTACTGCTGGATATGGTTCTGGGTGGTGTTAGTGTTCTTCTCGCTGAGCGGCAGCAAGCTGCCCAGCTACATCCTTCCGGCGTTCCCTGCCGTCGCGTTGCTGCTACCCATCGTGCCCTTCGAAATAAGGACCAGCGGGTCGCCTTCGCGCGCGTGGGCGACGCCGCTGATCGCCACCGGCGTAGTAGCGCTTTCCGGCGCCGTCTCACTGATGATGAGCACGTGGAACGTACCGGTGGGAATAGGAGACGCATTGCGGCTGACCGCTCTGATGCTGGCAGTGATGCTGATAGTGGCAACGCTACTCACGCGAGTGGTGCGGGTGGAGGTGGCCCACTGCGTAACGCCGGTGGTCATCGGCGTCGGTATCGTACTACCATTGGCTCTCGTAGGCATACCCGCATACTATGACGAGACTCACCGGGATGTGCACGTGTTAGCACAGAGGGTGAAGCCGCTGGTAGAGGAGGGTGCGACATACGTCCTCTACCGCGTCCGACCTGGGCATCCCAGCGTAATGTTCTACATGCCCAAGCAGGGTGTCAGCGTCGGCGACGTGCACGCCGCCAAGCCGTATACCGGGCACGGCGAGGTGCATATCACCTTGCGCGAGCACGTCGCAGAGCTGCAGCAGCTCGGGCTGACCGAGATTGATGCACAGGGCAAGTATGTTGCGATGCGTTCGGCGCCAGCCGAAAACGAGGAGCCCTAGCGGCCGCAGTAGGCCACGCAGGAGATCTGCACCATGGCCCCGTCTTGCAGCGCCGCCTGCATCACGGACCTCGCGGGTAGAGGTGCATCGAAAAACTCCTCGAAGGCTCGATCCAGCTCCGGAAGCAGGCTTAGATCGCTCATGCACACGTCCACGGAGACGATGCAGTCCACCGATGTCCCAGCGGCCTGGAGCAGCGCGGCGATGTTCAGCAGGGCGCGCTGCGTTTCCGCGTGCACCGTCCCTGCCTCCAGGCGTCCCGTAGTGGGACTAATCCCCCGCTGACCGGATACGAACACCCAGTCTCCCACTCGAAGGGCGGGTGAGTACGCTCCGCTGGCGGGCGGAGCGGCCTCGGGGGCGATGGCTTTGGTGATCATGGCGCACCTCGTGAGCAAGCTGTCTCCACACGGATTATCGGCTCACGCGGTGCGCCGGCCGATGGGCCGTCGGAAAGACCGGCCCGCCCAAGCCTCAGTCTTGCGCCCAGGCGGGAAGACCGCGCATGAAGCTCTCCGCGCGTTTCTTCGCCACTTCGGGGCCGATCGGCCCCTGCCACGTGGTGAACCAGTGCGCGATCCCGTCGCGAACTTCCTCGAACGACTTCAGGTTGCCTTGCTCGTCCGTGCAGTACTTGCAGTAGATGTC from Fimbriimonadia bacterium carries:
- a CDS encoding molybdopterin-dependent oxidoreductase, which produces MYVFDEKIGRRRFVKTLVAGAAAGSLAGCASFGSRPRDLPYDEEGLREWGREAGEWIPSCCNMCGGQSGILCHVVNGVLEKIEPNHWNPNNYTNISSDFFDGYTEEFGCAEGGAICPKGNAGIMALYDPDRLRTPLKRTNPKKGRDEDPRWQEISWTQAVHEIADKLGALRDAGEAHKLLWWSEDHSFTHIQDDFCKLFGSPNYSMHSNLCDVARKASFKMVVGHDRPLADFIQSKFILLFGWNPTSAIKWVYLPRIITRAIERGARMVVVDPYLSDTAAKAQEWVPIRPGTDGALALALGHVIVRDHLYDEGFVTNWTVGFPEYRDFVRDKTPQWAEKITSVPAATIERIAHQLATIKPAVVDAWSGPGHHSNGVQSGRAIAMLGALIGGYDRPGTLLIPDKRGEKHVEVEPDEIAERSLEQPRFDGLEDFPFGHKSGVYGRCFERLLTGQGPYTPKMGICIFQNLVMSGPGSSKVEEALKKLETLVVVDTMMSETAWLADYAIPGTVYLERYDLNSHWVSWPALGLRQPVVKAAKRLAEPYPYQGGIYGQMAEYEFVAALGRRLGLRDHGGKEFFFIGPLRGAPIEDLTEWYEDYLSNELTRGAPGITLEELKRLPGAVWVDRSGTRYEKYAEALSPEEVRSAVFEGGRQNDGTAIFDKPKDQHGKRIGTVIGGRPLRGFATPSGKVEFANPAMADRKDATGKPLDPLPVYLPRNWQPDSEYPLYLINWKEASHTHTRTQNNAWLLDIKPSNSLVIHPDTAARHGIRDGDEIWVESKFGKTRAVAKVTKRIHPEVVGAQHGFGHWRSGSRAMGRGTSFGDLNTIAYDPISGQGLHKEVCVKIYRI
- a CDS encoding PEP-CTERM sorting domain-containing protein, whose product is MAFGFRIGAGALGLGLLTSAFAAPVINEIRTDQPGTDNDEYFELFGTPGYSLNDLTYLVIGDGTGGSGVIEVVVDLAGHSIAADGFFLVTESTFTLGTPDLVLPGSNPLNFENTDNVTHMLVSGFTGSLNQDLDLDDNGTLDILPWTSILDWVSIVIDPTGTTSEKYYSPIVVGPDGSFAPGHVYRYPNGTGGWLIGQFNPVGGQDTPGFANVPEPGSIAALAIGLVGLLAARRRK
- the nrfD gene encoding polysulfide reductase NrfD, which encodes MVQALAGSYDPSKAMKRLFWAAGIVLFLVGLIGFFDRFVYGHLHAHYGSIVTWGLWVAAYIYFIGLSAGSFLISSLVYVFGVKQFEQTGRLALFTALVTLVLALLSIVLDLGHMGRAWHVMAYPNFKSPMAWMIWLYGAYMLLLAAEIWFVVRRDMVRLSGGKGLRAKFYHLLTFFCKATTPESETRDRRVVRVLATIGVPLAIMFHGGVGALFGVVAARPHWHSGLFPILFVLSALVSGGALLTMVAAVFQDGWRRNSQTVVALGQLVLGLLLLDVIFQVSEFLVAFRGGIPGHVAGLQLVISGPYWWVFWAWQVGVGTLAPILLLVLPTKRNPAWVSLAALLIAAGLFGMRLNIVIPGLAVEEIKGLSQAVASLRTTPHYFPSLQEFLVTIGIGGLGLLLFGLGELLLPRSSDDLEGKYVRL
- a CDS encoding LCP family protein; amino-acid sequence: MDSSPTWKVLLKWCSWALLCGVSLGAGMTLGGSPLLTAAIMNLAGGTSPERVFAKDTITILALGVDANYGKRGFVTFDHTRSDTMMVARLDLRQKRAFLISIPRDTYVEIPGRRGRSKINAANAYGGPALAKATVENMLGVEIDYVVTLNYQGFKRLVDEVGGVWVDVEKNMKYTDRAGGLYINLKKGPQVLNGEQAMGYVRFRHTDSDFMRGKRQQNFLLALQRRIAEQPPVAIPRIAETVRRSVTGLDANQLASLMLWGRSLNPSTDVKSVILPTRFISSDDFAPDYEAISRMLDAVDWPRRGETASTGFTPPGS
- a CDS encoding 4Fe-4S dicluster domain-containing protein, with the protein product MPEMAEIEAELARDSTVEDHERRAILGLLTKWLGGALVGATLIRGADAQQTSQPTPKKRRYGMVIDTRRCVGCRACVIACKAENKTPPGVYYAVVVDQVVGPSIDDKPLFMTKPCFHCEHPPCTDVCPVSATFKREQDGIVVVDYDRCIGCRYCMTACPYSARWFDFDENYPAVEQDTPYRSVPSPEYRQYRKRRQGQSPVGNVRKCTFCLHLQDEHGRYDKASGRWPACAKTCTGHAIHFGDLSDPSDEVYRLLRERTAIRLKEELGTEPSVYYLI